The following proteins are co-located in the Sulfurovum sp. TSL6 genome:
- a CDS encoding CoA ester lyase — protein MIFDNLDTLPTTFGSKRKPPAVQRNYRSNMMLNPLNLKHLNRIDEHDADMITLNLEDAIAPSRKKEALQNIAFFLSYMEHSNSFIIVRTNPLDEGGAEEIAFLNDFGFDAVRVAKVKNQTEIAQALALLSADKELHISLETKEAFEKLSTLRIDERLTTANLGILDLLTSLDLPQSLVTLDNPTIDYILSKFLVDAKTAGIHPISFMFQEYNDTETFRAWCEREKMMGFETKACMGPKQVQVANEIFSKNSYEIERALHIKEAFETHTAEGINGFMDDKYGFIDEPIYRDSLLVLNNS, from the coding sequence ATGATATTTGATAATTTAGATACACTGCCTACAACGTTTGGAAGTAAAAGAAAGCCCCCTGCAGTACAACGTAACTACCGTTCAAACATGATGCTCAATCCACTTAACCTCAAGCATTTAAACCGCATAGATGAGCATGATGCAGATATGATAACCCTCAACCTTGAAGATGCCATTGCACCCTCACGTAAAAAAGAAGCCCTGCAGAACATCGCTTTCTTCCTCTCATACATGGAACACTCGAACTCCTTCATCATCGTGCGTACCAACCCTTTAGATGAAGGTGGAGCAGAAGAGATAGCATTTTTGAATGATTTTGGCTTTGATGCAGTGCGTGTGGCCAAGGTAAAAAACCAAACTGAGATAGCTCAGGCTCTTGCACTTCTCAGCGCAGATAAAGAGTTGCATATTTCACTGGAGACAAAAGAAGCCTTTGAAAAGTTAAGTACATTGCGTATAGATGAACGCCTTACCACAGCGAACCTGGGTATTTTGGATCTTCTTACTTCACTTGATTTACCCCAGTCATTAGTGACACTGGATAATCCAACCATAGACTACATTCTCTCAAAGTTTTTAGTAGATGCAAAAACTGCAGGTATACACCCCATCTCATTTATGTTCCAGGAGTACAATGACACAGAAACCTTTAGAGCCTGGTGTGAACGAGAAAAGATGATGGGTTTTGAAACCAAAGCATGTATGGGTCCGAAACAGGTCCAGGTAGCCAATGAAATATTTAGTAAGAACAGCTATGAAATAGAAAGGGCTTTGCATATTAAAGAAGCTTTTGAAACCCATACTGCAGAAGGCATCAATGGATTCATGGATGATAAATACGGATTTATAGACGAACCGATCTATCGTGACAGCCTATTGGTTCTCAATAATAGTTAA
- a CDS encoding lytic transglycosylase domain-containing protein → MRFIKLLLLTLLLPYFLVANDDRPPVPYDFLAKKEVKNFINMMVKKHHFTRSYMTDVLESAKLDRDTLARYTGKYKVGTTNGPWERYKAHVLDPVSLDKAKQFKKRYYQTLLKASRQYQVDMGYIVGFIGVESKFGEYSGDYNVLDALSTLAFHKNRMKKFFKSEFEHLFLMAREQGYDITKLQGSFAGAMGMVQQVPSVFRKYGMDYNRDGKKDPWDLEDAIGIIAKFMQKNGWRKGAPVAVPSKFKGKRYTKLKTSHRRTLPLSTIIKHGITPLKPFNEPKAYLLKNRNLSHDDIWLGAKNFRVLTRYNNSTSYGMAIHLIAEEVK, encoded by the coding sequence TTGAGATTTATTAAACTGTTATTGCTTACACTTCTTTTACCTTATTTTCTAGTTGCAAATGATGATCGTCCTCCTGTTCCTTATGATTTTCTAGCCAAAAAAGAGGTCAAAAACTTTATCAATATGATGGTTAAAAAACATCATTTCACACGCAGCTATATGACTGATGTACTGGAAAGTGCAAAACTTGATCGTGACACACTCGCCCGATATACAGGAAAATATAAAGTAGGTACCACCAATGGTCCATGGGAACGATACAAGGCACATGTTCTTGATCCTGTCAGTCTAGACAAAGCGAAACAGTTTAAAAAGAGATATTATCAGACATTGCTAAAGGCAAGTAGACAATATCAGGTTGACATGGGTTACATTGTTGGATTTATAGGAGTGGAAAGCAAGTTTGGAGAATATAGTGGAGACTACAATGTATTAGATGCTTTGAGCACCCTCGCCTTTCATAAAAACCGTATGAAAAAGTTTTTCAAGTCTGAGTTTGAACATCTCTTTTTAATGGCTAGAGAACAAGGCTATGATATCACAAAACTGCAGGGTTCTTTTGCCGGAGCCATGGGTATGGTACAACAAGTGCCTTCTGTATTCAGAAAGTATGGTATGGACTATAATCGTGACGGGAAAAAGGACCCATGGGATTTGGAAGATGCCATTGGAATCATAGCAAAGTTTATGCAGAAAAACGGTTGGAGAAAAGGTGCACCTGTTGCTGTACCAAGTAAATTTAAAGGAAAACGCTATACGAAGCTTAAAACAAGTCACAGACGAACATTACCATTGAGCACTATAATAAAACATGGTATTACGCCTTTAAAGCCTTTTAATGAGCCTAAAGCCTATCTGCTTAAAAATCGTAACCTTAGCCATGATGATATCTGGCTAGGCGCAAAAAACTTCCGTGTACTTACACGTTATAATAATTCAACAAGCTATGGTATGGCCATACACCTCATTGCTGAAGAAGTCAAGTAA
- a CDS encoding intermembrane transport protein PqiB, producing the protein MSTEIPKIEESSKFNLITSIWIVPFIALIIAGWLAYQYFSELGPEIKIVFPENEGLNAGQSQIKYRNVPIGTVQKIVLQEDGEGVTVIARMEKFATPYLNTNAKFWIVKPEVGISGVSGLETLISGTYIDMFATKGGEPKDSFQGLNQAYRYTEEGTYIQLRAPSSYNVKQGTPVYFKNIMAGKVEHVNISLDGQSVEFAVFINKLYVPYVHRSSKFWVKSAVDVSFVHGRLDVNVAPVTHLVQGGIEFSSTGEDSSDTVPKKFVFRLYKNANLAEGQIIGRGGDFINTFEILTEDSIAKLKKGALVQYEGYEVGRVKDISLSYNKHTHKVLGKVLVDIDLSSFASEKDNMKTCKQKFYKALEDGLSAKISSTDPFTGTLFVDLVFDTNATHRNILQGAHYVLLPSLPNDAVGIVDKVEKLVTSLNNVVDQNTEPIQKIVADLQKTVNNLNAMTGTKSFKTMPDELNKTMNELTKTLRTAKRVLKEYDSNSLLTHQVSQTLKEVTETSQEMQEFLKLMNRKPNSLIFGDK; encoded by the coding sequence ATGTCAACAGAGATACCAAAGATAGAAGAATCCAGTAAATTCAATTTGATCACTTCCATATGGATCGTACCTTTCATTGCACTCATTATAGCCGGCTGGCTAGCCTATCAATATTTCTCTGAGTTGGGACCTGAAATAAAAATTGTTTTTCCGGAAAATGAAGGATTGAATGCAGGGCAGAGTCAGATCAAATATAGAAATGTCCCTATAGGAACAGTACAAAAGATCGTATTGCAAGAAGATGGTGAGGGTGTGACGGTGATCGCAAGAATGGAGAAATTTGCAACTCCATACCTTAATACCAATGCGAAATTTTGGATCGTGAAACCTGAAGTAGGGATCTCCGGTGTTTCAGGCTTGGAGACGTTGATCTCCGGAACCTATATTGATATGTTTGCTACCAAAGGCGGAGAGCCAAAAGATTCTTTTCAGGGCTTGAACCAAGCGTATAGATATACGGAAGAGGGTACCTATATTCAGCTTAGGGCCCCTTCAAGCTATAATGTTAAACAAGGTACACCGGTGTATTTTAAAAATATTATGGCGGGTAAAGTGGAACATGTGAACATTTCTCTTGATGGGCAGAGTGTAGAGTTTGCAGTATTTATCAACAAACTCTATGTACCTTATGTGCATAGAAGTTCCAAGTTCTGGGTTAAGAGTGCGGTTGATGTAAGTTTTGTACATGGCAGGCTGGATGTCAATGTAGCTCCTGTGACGCATTTGGTACAAGGGGGTATAGAATTCTCTTCTACGGGGGAGGATAGCTCTGACACAGTACCTAAGAAATTTGTTTTCCGCCTTTACAAAAATGCCAACCTTGCAGAAGGACAGATCATTGGAAGAGGTGGGGATTTTATTAATACTTTTGAGATCCTGACTGAGGACTCTATTGCTAAACTCAAAAAAGGTGCATTGGTACAGTATGAAGGATATGAAGTAGGTCGTGTAAAAGATATTTCGCTTTCGTATAATAAGCATACACATAAGGTACTTGGTAAAGTCCTGGTAGATATAGACTTATCCTCTTTTGCTTCTGAAAAAGATAATATGAAAACTTGCAAACAAAAATTTTATAAGGCTTTAGAAGACGGCTTAAGTGCGAAAATATCTTCTACAGATCCTTTCACCGGTACACTTTTTGTTGATCTGGTTTTCGATACCAATGCGACACACAGAAATATACTGCAAGGAGCACATTATGTCCTTCTCCCTTCCCTTCCTAATGATGCAGTAGGGATAGTAGATAAGGTTGAAAAGCTGGTTACCTCTCTCAATAACGTGGTTGATCAGAATACAGAGCCTATACAGAAAATCGTGGCAGATCTGCAAAAGACAGTGAATAATCTTAATGCAATGACAGGTACAAAATCATTTAAAACGATGCCGGATGAACTGAATAAAACGATGAATGAGTTGACAAAAACACTCCGTACAGCTAAAAGAGTGCTCAAGGAATATGACAGTAATTCACTCTTAACACATCAAGTTTCTCAAACACTTAAAGAGGTGACAGAGACCTCTCAAGAGATGCAAGAGTTCCTAAAACTGATGAACCGTAAACCAAATTCACTTATTTTTGGAGATAAATAA
- a CDS encoding ATP-dependent RecD-like DNA helicase yields the protein MSDKVDVLEALKHSNVFLTGGAGVGKSYITNEVISDYRKRGKQVVSLGSTGVSAVNIGGFTVHSFFVFGIAKNFEELAAGDKRAKSRLSDLKKILKATDLIIIDEISMVSTELMDMIAYRLNHYGYLGKVLFVGDFFQLPPVQKQQNRSDVFGEKLYAFESMAWERFDLTVIELTKMKRTTDAEFTHILSKVRKGQCDEEVVNYMTKLWNTEGMEKDPTYLFGRNMEVEQTNRAKINELDTEETILFANIEMFGSVHEKKLAGWKNMLPISEHLTLKEGVPILFTVNKWGKFVNGERGILRKIEEDHLIVEKEDEFVRVERHDFDMVDMQVKDDGTVETMSLATLSQFPLKLAYAVTIHKSQGMSIDNLVCNVDNIFAPSQFYVAISRAINPKNLKIDFNRGDLTQYLQRAINVDRRVVEYYENLVTS from the coding sequence TTGAGCGATAAAGTCGATGTATTAGAAGCGCTGAAACATTCCAATGTTTTCTTAACAGGTGGTGCAGGGGTTGGAAAGAGCTACATCACCAACGAGGTAATCTCTGACTACCGAAAAAGAGGAAAACAGGTAGTCTCTTTAGGCTCTACGGGTGTGAGTGCAGTGAACATCGGAGGTTTTACGGTACATAGTTTTTTTGTGTTTGGTATCGCCAAGAATTTTGAGGAGTTGGCTGCGGGAGACAAACGTGCTAAGAGCCGCCTTTCAGACCTGAAAAAAATACTCAAAGCTACGGATCTTATTATTATCGATGAAATTTCCATGGTGAGTACTGAACTGATGGATATGATAGCCTACAGACTGAACCATTATGGATATCTGGGAAAAGTACTTTTTGTGGGAGACTTTTTTCAGCTGCCACCGGTGCAAAAACAGCAAAATAGATCTGATGTTTTCGGGGAAAAACTCTATGCTTTTGAGAGTATGGCTTGGGAACGATTTGATCTGACAGTCATTGAACTTACCAAGATGAAACGTACCACGGATGCAGAGTTCACCCATATCCTCTCCAAGGTCCGTAAAGGTCAATGTGATGAGGAAGTAGTCAATTATATGACAAAACTTTGGAATACAGAAGGTATGGAGAAAGACCCAACCTATCTTTTTGGACGTAACATGGAAGTGGAACAGACCAACAGAGCAAAGATCAATGAATTGGATACGGAAGAGACCATACTCTTTGCAAACATAGAAATGTTCGGTTCCGTCCATGAAAAGAAGCTGGCAGGCTGGAAAAACATGCTGCCTATCTCCGAACATTTGACGCTCAAAGAGGGAGTTCCCATCCTTTTTACGGTGAACAAATGGGGGAAGTTCGTGAACGGAGAGAGAGGGATACTAAGAAAAATAGAAGAGGACCATCTCATCGTAGAGAAAGAGGATGAATTCGTGCGTGTCGAAAGACATGACTTCGATATGGTTGATATGCAGGTAAAAGATGACGGTACCGTTGAGACCATGTCACTTGCCACACTTTCACAATTTCCTCTGAAACTGGCCTATGCCGTGACCATACATAAGTCTCAGGGGATGAGCATAGACAACCTTGTATGTAACGTAGATAACATCTTCGCACCAAGCCAGTTCTATGTGGCCATATCGCGTGCGATCAACCCAAAAAATCTGAAAATAGATTTCAATAGAGGCGATCTGACACAGTATCTGCAAAGGGCCATTAATGTAGATAGACGTGTTGTAGAATATTACGAGAATCTTGTTACTTCGTGA
- a CDS encoding paraquat-inducible protein A, translating to MKLENEDELDNLILCKECHTLHEEVPIKDGIKACCSKCGAILYRNDSKLIDHGLALSMTGLIFFMLANLFPLVKIEILGHEQFITITQTFISLFDSGFYVVGLICSFLIFIFPLMIFTINMLIFILLKRQRGEKLSKELLLLISHITPWNMSDIFLISILVALVKLIGYAQIHMGIAFWALMAFVLIDLYLTKSIHVTEIWRLRKRIFSGVSCVKENQS from the coding sequence ATGAAACTTGAAAATGAAGATGAACTAGATAACCTTATACTATGTAAAGAGTGTCATACCCTGCATGAAGAAGTGCCTATCAAAGATGGTATAAAAGCATGTTGCTCCAAATGCGGAGCGATACTTTATAGGAATGACAGTAAGCTTATCGATCATGGACTGGCTCTAAGTATGACAGGGCTTATCTTTTTTATGCTTGCCAATCTATTTCCCTTGGTCAAAATAGAGATATTGGGACATGAACAGTTTATTACTATTACGCAGACATTCATCAGCCTCTTCGACAGTGGTTTTTATGTGGTCGGACTCATTTGCAGTTTTCTGATCTTTATATTTCCGTTAATGATATTTACCATCAACATGCTTATTTTTATACTTTTAAAGCGTCAACGAGGAGAGAAGCTCAGCAAAGAGTTGCTTCTATTGATTTCACACATCACGCCATGGAATATGAGTGACATCTTTTTGATCAGTATTCTTGTGGCATTGGTAAAATTGATAGGATATGCACAGATACATATGGGTATTGCTTTTTGGGCGTTGATGGCTTTTGTACTGATCGATCTGTATCTTACTAAAAGTATACACGTTACTGAGATATGGAGACTACGAAAAAGAATTTTTTCAGGTGTCAGCTGTGTGAAAGAGAATCAGTCATGA
- a CDS encoding paraquat-inducible protein A, whose protein sequence is MIEVSKDKLISCPICGAVNIDKGKENKCRRCGSSIYRHRGFSTEKSWAYLITAMIAYIPANLYPMLITKQFGAVHSSTILGGIVMLWEQGSYPIALIIFFASILIPVLKFLVLIYLLISVKYPIGKDKRINKYKLYFMTEAVGPWSMIDVFVVAILAALIHLANIEIIAGTAATAFAISVFFTLLAAHAFDERLIKENK, encoded by the coding sequence ATGATAGAAGTAAGTAAAGATAAACTCATAAGTTGTCCCATATGCGGGGCTGTCAATATAGATAAAGGTAAAGAGAATAAGTGTCGACGCTGTGGTTCTTCTATCTATAGACATCGTGGTTTCAGTACAGAAAAAAGTTGGGCCTATCTGATTACCGCTATGATCGCCTATATTCCTGCCAATCTTTACCCTATGCTTATCACGAAGCAGTTTGGAGCAGTGCATAGCAGTACGATACTTGGTGGTATTGTCATGTTATGGGAGCAAGGTTCTTATCCGATAGCATTGATCATTTTTTTTGCCTCTATTCTCATTCCTGTGTTAAAATTTCTTGTTTTGATTTATTTGCTTATTAGTGTAAAATACCCTATAGGGAAAGATAAAAGAATTAATAAATATAAACTTTACTTTATGACTGAAGCAGTAGGCCCATGGTCCATGATCGATGTTTTTGTCGTAGCTATACTTGCAGCGTTAATACATTTGGCCAATATTGAGATCATTGCAGGAACTGCAGCAACGGCATTTGCCATTTCAGTATTTTTTACCCTTTTGGCAGCCCATGCATTCGACGAACGACTCATTAAGGAAAATAAATAG
- a CDS encoding membrane integrity-associated transporter subunit PqiC, which translates to MSRIKLLLTWGTLFIVSGCTLSNYYVLSTASQPTVSYAHTNHVIGVEKVTVPKYLFKREIAVAKSSSQVTFLSGSQWAEDMDTGLTHRLIAFLQKKFKQPSVYAYPWGTDTQPDIKIKVQVTRFIAQGDSVYLDASWEVKNMRTEQRSLKLFNTIVPTKADASSIVDAMNRAFGQLEEDVARGVKKL; encoded by the coding sequence ATGAGTAGAATCAAACTATTATTAACATGGGGTACTTTATTTATAGTCAGTGGCTGTACCCTCTCTAACTACTATGTACTTTCAACAGCTTCTCAACCCACAGTGAGCTATGCGCACACAAATCACGTTATAGGAGTAGAGAAGGTCACAGTGCCTAAGTACCTTTTTAAAAGAGAGATCGCCGTAGCAAAATCATCAAGTCAGGTTACATTTCTAAGCGGTTCACAATGGGCTGAAGATATGGATACAGGATTAACCCACAGACTGATCGCTTTTTTACAGAAAAAGTTTAAACAGCCAAGTGTCTATGCGTATCCTTGGGGTACAGACACGCAGCCAGACATCAAGATAAAAGTGCAGGTAACACGTTTCATTGCACAAGGAGATAGCGTATATCTTGATGCTAGTTGGGAAGTGAAAAATATGCGTACAGAGCAAAGAAGTCTTAAATTGTTCAATACCATAGTCCCAACGAAAGCCGATGCCAGCAGTATCGTAGATGCTATGAACAGAGCATTTGGACAGTTGGAAGAAGATGTGGCCAGAGGAGTGAAGAAACTTTAG
- a CDS encoding heat shock protein transcriptional repressor HspR, whose protein sequence is MHSYDEPVYLISVVATMLDIHPQTLRQYEREGLVEPSRTQGRMRLYSQRDIERMKLILRLTRQMGVNLAGVDIVLQLKEQIDEMQKEIDQLREELSKVNRHGSVHSSKALVTKSSYDIIIFED, encoded by the coding sequence ATGCATAGTTATGACGAACCCGTGTACCTAATCTCTGTAGTAGCTACCATGTTAGACATACATCCCCAAACATTGAGACAGTATGAACGTGAAGGTTTGGTTGAACCTTCACGTACTCAGGGGCGCATGCGTCTTTATTCGCAGCGTGATATTGAACGTATGAAACTCATTTTACGATTAACACGTCAAATGGGTGTGAACCTTGCGGGGGTTGATATTGTTCTGCAGCTTAAAGAACAGATAGATGAAATGCAAAAAGAGATAGACCAATTACGTGAAGAACTGAGTAAAGTAAACCGTCATGGTTCTGTACATTCAAGCAAAGCATTGGTTACGAAAAGTTCATATGATATTATAATTTTTGAGGATTAA
- a CDS encoding EAL domain-containing protein, with the protein MKHQKYYTFLQKQILVMVGLSLIPGLVYVIVGWIFNIAGPALVWYGILLCTSYYGWRLYKEFATHKMDEDHLRKWYRKLTWFMYVIFSSWSLIFVMYVGHDEYHLHYIAIFTQLGASVVASTLLISDKKLFVPILVTLMLPLTIYFALIDTWYGYVLSIFSLIFLSVLLYASYNTNQLLQKNYSQAQHDILTGLYNRRYFMEYMESLNERLAVNHKTACIFLIDLDHFKTINDSLGHDIGDKLLIDVSERLKRYVKDTHMVARLGGDEFILISKELNEDEFNRDPACSFAEGLLNVIRKPYIIDGHHLHISASIGVHKIDPSFMYSSNFIREVDIAMYEAKAQGRDGVIVFNKDLAQRVERHLLIEQKLHYALKENKIDVFYQPQFDKDEKLVGCESLIRWYDYELGVVDPEEFIPIAENTGLILEVGSYVLKETFKSVNRWNQKGKKLKSISLNISMRQLLCDTFVDEVDNLIKIYFPKKENEQIIYFEITEHVFAEDMKKVISVMNRLKKVGISFSIDDFGTGYSSLSYLKVLPIDEVKIDKSFILHLNDSKDDKKMISTIISIAKNFDLNIVAEGVETFEQLVFLIKIDCDVFQGFYFEESIPRITFEEKYIFT; encoded by the coding sequence ATGAAGCATCAAAAATATTATACTTTTCTTCAGAAACAAATTCTTGTAATGGTTGGGCTTTCCCTTATACCAGGGCTTGTTTATGTCATAGTTGGTTGGATTTTTAATATTGCTGGTCCCGCATTAGTATGGTATGGTATATTGTTATGTACTTCATATTATGGGTGGAGACTTTATAAAGAATTTGCTACACATAAAATGGATGAAGACCATTTAAGAAAATGGTATAGAAAACTTACATGGTTCATGTATGTCATTTTTTCTTCCTGGTCATTGATATTTGTGATGTATGTCGGACATGATGAGTATCATTTACATTATATAGCCATTTTTACACAGTTGGGTGCTTCTGTTGTAGCATCAACCCTGCTTATTTCTGATAAAAAATTATTTGTCCCTATTTTAGTTACTTTGATGTTGCCTTTGACCATCTATTTTGCACTTATCGATACATGGTATGGATACGTTTTGTCCATTTTTTCTCTTATATTTTTGTCTGTGTTATTGTATGCCTCCTATAATACAAATCAATTACTTCAGAAGAATTATTCCCAAGCCCAACATGACATCTTGACGGGGCTCTATAACCGACGGTATTTTATGGAGTATATGGAGTCTTTGAATGAAAGATTGGCAGTGAACCATAAAACTGCATGTATATTCCTGATAGATCTGGATCATTTTAAAACCATTAATGACTCGCTGGGACACGATATTGGCGATAAGTTATTGATAGACGTCTCCGAACGTCTTAAACGGTATGTAAAAGATACACATATGGTGGCACGTTTAGGTGGTGATGAGTTTATCCTGATAAGCAAAGAGTTAAATGAAGACGAATTTAATAGGGATCCTGCATGTAGTTTTGCAGAGGGATTGCTAAATGTCATTCGAAAACCTTATATTATTGATGGTCATCATCTTCATATCAGTGCAAGCATTGGAGTACATAAAATTGACCCTTCATTTATGTATAGTTCAAATTTTATTAGAGAAGTAGATATAGCTATGTATGAAGCAAAGGCCCAAGGACGAGATGGGGTTATAGTATTTAATAAAGATCTTGCACAGAGGGTTGAAAGACATCTTCTTATAGAACAGAAACTTCATTATGCATTAAAAGAAAATAAAATAGATGTATTTTATCAGCCGCAGTTTGATAAAGATGAAAAACTTGTAGGTTGTGAATCCCTCATCAGATGGTATGATTATGAGTTAGGTGTAGTTGATCCAGAAGAGTTCATACCCATAGCAGAAAATACAGGATTGATTTTAGAGGTGGGTAGCTATGTGCTAAAAGAAACATTTAAAAGTGTAAATAGATGGAACCAAAAAGGTAAGAAATTAAAATCTATTTCGCTAAATATTAGTATGAGACAACTGTTATGTGACACATTTGTAGATGAAGTAGATAATTTGATCAAAATCTATTTTCCGAAAAAAGAGAATGAACAAATAATATATTTTGAGATCACCGAGCATGTCTTCGCAGAAGATATGAAAAAAGTGATTAGTGTGATGAATAGATTAAAAAAAGTCGGTATTTCATTTTCCATTGATGACTTTGGCACAGGGTATTCTTCACTTAGTTATTTAAAAGTGTTACCTATAGATGAAGTAAAAATAGATAAATCGTTCATATTACATTTGAATGACAGTAAAGATGATAAGAAAATGATCAGCACCATTATCTCAATAGCAAAGAATTTTGATCTGAATATTGTGGCTGAAGGCGTGGAAACATTTGAACAGCTTGTTTTTCTAATCAAGATAGACTGTGATGTCTTTCAAGGGTTTTATTTCGAGGAGTCAATCCCTAGAATTACTTTTGAGGAAAAATATATTTTTACTTGA
- a CDS encoding diacylglycerol kinase family protein, with protein sequence MRILSIGKTLQHDKLDIVSIEESSLHTLPDIEAFSYIIISGGDGTIRRVIKQLHKMAYSARFILNPTGSFNVVAKLHQVAKVQSVLDALANNKTLQTKKHHYFTLNDEVFLFSAGNMGDLQHIFLAETLRFGLLKNNMGKYLLALLFLLPLHLIMTPFMLLSSNRFFIFTPASFIKKFGSFYGEVKEMKIELEDTYNHIELDGDIVTIRDNLLHIKPAGFINIITK encoded by the coding sequence ATGCGCATTCTTTCTATTGGTAAAACATTGCAACATGACAAACTCGATATTGTCTCTATAGAAGAGTCCTCCTTACATACATTGCCTGATATAGAAGCATTTTCCTATATTATCATCTCTGGAGGGGATGGTACGATCAGACGTGTCATCAAACAACTCCATAAGATGGCATACTCGGCACGTTTCATACTCAACCCTACAGGCTCTTTTAATGTCGTTGCAAAACTGCATCAAGTAGCAAAGGTCCAATCTGTACTCGATGCCTTAGCGAACAATAAAACACTTCAAACAAAAAAACACCACTACTTTACACTCAATGATGAAGTCTTTCTCTTCTCTGCAGGGAATATGGGTGATCTACAGCATATCTTTCTTGCTGAAACACTGCGTTTTGGTCTGCTAAAGAACAATATGGGCAAATATTTGCTTGCTTTACTTTTCTTACTGCCATTGCACCTCATCATGACCCCCTTCATGCTACTGAGTTCTAACCGTTTTTTCATCTTCACCCCTGCATCATTCATCAAAAAATTCGGTAGTTTTTACGGAGAGGTCAAAGAGATGAAGATCGAGTTGGAAGATACCTATAATCATATAGAACTAGATGGTGACATTGTCACTATAAGAGATAATCTCCTTCATATTAAACCAGCAGGATTCATAAACATTATCACGAAGTAA
- a CDS encoding YgjP-like metallopeptidase domain-containing protein — translation MLKYLNGYDTQLKVQVQTLIDQNKLGEYLLSKYPKTHDYTTDKSLYSYVQELKNTHMRNASPISKVLYDPKIRDIHASLGTHTFVSRVQGGKLKAKNEIRISHVFKKVPESFLRMIVTHELAHMKEKAHNKAFYKLCTHIEPAYHQFEFDLRLYLTYSDRFGGLYV, via the coding sequence ATGCTAAAATACCTTAATGGTTACGATACCCAGTTAAAAGTACAGGTGCAAACCCTCATAGATCAAAATAAACTCGGAGAGTATCTTCTCTCAAAATATCCCAAAACACATGACTATACTACCGATAAAAGTCTTTACAGTTATGTACAGGAACTCAAAAATACCCACATGCGCAATGCTTCACCTATTTCCAAAGTACTTTATGATCCGAAGATACGTGATATCCACGCTTCGCTTGGAACACATACCTTTGTATCACGTGTACAAGGAGGGAAGCTTAAAGCCAAAAATGAGATACGTATCTCACATGTTTTTAAAAAAGTCCCTGAATCTTTTTTACGGATGATAGTGACACATGAATTGGCACATATGAAAGAGAAAGCACATAATAAAGCGTTCTACAAACTTTGCACCCATATCGAACCGGCATACCATCAGTTTGAATTTGATCTGCGACTTTATCTAACCTATAGTGATAGATTTGGAGGGTTGTATGTTTGA